The segment GACTCATAGCTGATATTAGAATTGGCGCAGATCGGCTGTTGGAAGCCCTATTTGTGTCAGCTCAGCGGCAACACTCTTCTAAACCTTTGCATCTTATCCACAAAGAAGAAGCTTCCATGAGACAACACCTTCAAGAGCTTCGCTCTGTTGGAAGACAGTTAGAAGATTCTGGTGTCCTCAATGATTCCCTCCGATCACGAAGTAATTCATGGGGCCTCCACATGCCTTTGGTTTGTCCTGATGGTGCTGTTGTTGCATATGCATGGAAGAGACAACTTGCTGGTCAGGCTGGTGCATCTGCAGTTGATAGGACCAGGTTAGCTCTCAAGGCCTTCAATGGTCAGAAAAGACGATTTTTCCCCCACCTTGATACCAATTATGGTGGGGAGGGTGTGACAAAGAAACTTCGTGGTCCTCCATCAAGTGATCAAGAAGAAACTTGTGAACTGAAATCAGTGTCTGAAGTTTTGACACATCTGAAAAAGGAGGTCTCAAATGTAATAACATTCTCTTACCGGCGTTTGGATTGGTTGTTGCGAGCTACCTCATTGCCCTCTTCGACCAGTGAAAATTCTATTGAATTATCAAAAGAGAGTACTTTCCAAAGCACGAGAACATTAAGACAAGGATCATCTGATGATGATGTTTCAGACAAGGTTGCTATAATCGAATTGTTGATTCCTTCTGTTTTTAGAGCCATAGCATCAGTTTCCCCTGCTGGTTCCTTGGATCCCGACGCTGTAGCATTCTTCTCGCCAAACGAGGGTGGTAGCTACATTCATGCGAGGGGATTCTCCGTTCATCATGTATTTAGGCACATCACGGAGCATGCTGCTATGGCTTTACAGCATTTTACAGGTGTTGGTACTGAGTCACCCTTGCTTTCTTTGCTGCTGTGGGTTTGCAGCTATCAGACTTTGTTCTCGAAAGCTTGCAGCAAGTGTAGCCGTCTACTATCAATGGACAAAGAGTCTGCCATGCTACTGCCCCCTGTTAATCGCCCTTACCGAAACTTTTCTGCTGGAAAATTCTTGTCAAAAGAGGAGCCAAGTGTGGATTCTAGTCAGTGTTTTCACATCGACTGCTTTTCTGAGGAAGCATAGAAAAATCAGCTCCATTGTACAAAGAAATTCCGAACCTATAATGTAGTATGTGGCCTGAGAGTGGTTGGTTAACGAAGTTTCTTTGGATTGTATTTGTTACACCAAACTTTAGATTAGTTACGTTTAACTTTCTTTTTGAGGTCTTTAAAATCCTACTAAATCAATgacaattttatacaagtgaTCTTTTCTGAAGTCACTAACGAAGGTTAGTTAACAGAGAgtcatttattttgttgttttatttccaaaagatcgaaacaaactttttttggggtatgattaatttatttatgctCTGCTTTAATTCATGCAATCTAAAGCTGTTGGTTTTTTTAGCCTTTCTAGATTGGTCTAATCATTAATGGAATTTAAAATAGGAGAATTTGAATAACAATTAACAAGTCTTATTTTCCTCTGTTTGATATGCCTTTACATCTTTTTCAATTATAATGCTAATGGACATACAGTAAATAttcgataaattaataatctctataaaataatgtttttctcTTGTCTCGACTTAGATCAATGGATTGAAATCATCAATTTCGATAagataatgaaataatatatttctagAAGACCTTTATATAAATATGTGGTtccattaatatcataaattaataattctttacaAGATCAAATACATCTAagaaaatttagtgaaatatgattttattgtgttctgttttttcttaaaatttaaatctagttgaagctcatctttaaattttcttattgcATCCAAGAGCTCTGGTATTGTCTTTTCGAGCTgcatcataaaattataaagagTT is part of the Solanum lycopersicum chromosome 1, SLM_r2.1 genome and harbors:
- the LOC101247160 gene encoding mediator of RNA polymerase II transcription subunit 27; this translates as MQQSTLSSHTSAVQGASAAESNEMSGDAPPKQVAMALERLGQASRLIADIRIGADRLLEALFVSAQRQHSSKPLHLIHKEEASMRQHLQELRSVGRQLEDSGVLNDSLRSRSNSWGLHMPLVCPDGAVVAYAWKRQLAGQAGASAVDRTRLALKAFNGQKRRFFPHLDTNYGGEGVTKKLRGPPSSDQEETCELKSVSEVLTHLKKEVSNVITFSYRRLDWLLRATSLPSSTSENSIELSKESTFQSTRTLRQGSSDDDVSDKVAIIELLIPSVFRAIASVSPAGSLDPDAVAFFSPNEGGSYIHARGFSVHHVFRHITEHAAMALQHFTGVGTESPLLSLLLWVCSYQTLFSKACSKCSRLLSMDKESAMLLPPVNRPYRNFSAGKFLSKEEPSVDSSQCFHIDCFSEEA